In Bacteroidia bacterium, a genomic segment contains:
- a CDS encoding MFS transporter gives MDKPARSASGLPHPLTWVPSLYYTEGIPYIVVVSLSVIMYKRMGISNTDIALYTSWLYFPWVIKPFWSPLVEVLRTKRFWIISMQLIMGAGFAGVALMLPLEGFFRYSLLFFWLLAFSSATHDIAADGFYMLGLRQNQQAFYVGFRSTFYRLAMITGQGLIVILAGLLETKVSLVLAWQISLGVLAVIMIALWLYHSFILPKVEEEPTTKPDLQEILQEFVKVFVDFFQKKQILLILGFLLLYRLGEAQLVKMTSPFMLDARADGGLALSTQAVGTIYGTIGVIALVLGGILGGVLASINGLKYWIWWMAIAINVPNGLYILLAHHQPESILLIAGSVAIEQFGYGFGFTAFMLFLIYVADGKHKTAHYALGTGFMAMGMMFPGMASGWIQQQLGYENFFIWVLIATIPGFILIKFLHIDPAFGKKK, from the coding sequence ATGGATAAACCCGCTCGCTCTGCATCAGGTCTCCCCCACCCGCTTACCTGGGTTCCCTCACTGTATTATACAGAAGGAATTCCCTATATCGTGGTAGTCTCGCTGTCCGTAATTATGTACAAACGCATGGGGATCAGCAATACCGATATTGCGTTGTACACATCCTGGCTGTATTTCCCCTGGGTCATCAAACCCTTCTGGAGTCCGCTGGTTGAGGTACTGCGCACCAAACGATTCTGGATAATTTCCATGCAACTGATTATGGGTGCTGGGTTTGCAGGTGTGGCACTTATGCTTCCATTGGAAGGATTTTTTCGATATTCCCTGCTTTTTTTCTGGCTACTTGCCTTTAGTTCTGCTACTCATGATATCGCCGCAGACGGATTTTATATGTTGGGGTTGAGACAGAATCAACAGGCCTTTTATGTGGGGTTTCGCTCTACCTTCTACCGGTTGGCCATGATCACGGGGCAGGGACTCATTGTCATCCTTGCAGGGTTGCTGGAAACAAAGGTCAGCCTGGTTTTGGCCTGGCAAATTTCGCTGGGGGTATTGGCAGTAATTATGATTGCCTTGTGGCTTTACCATTCATTTATCCTGCCAAAGGTCGAAGAAGAACCCACAACAAAACCAGATCTTCAGGAAATCCTTCAGGAGTTTGTGAAGGTATTTGTCGATTTTTTTCAGAAAAAACAGATACTGCTGATTCTGGGATTCCTCCTGCTCTACCGGCTGGGAGAAGCACAACTGGTAAAGATGACTTCTCCGTTTATGCTCGATGCGCGGGCTGATGGCGGACTGGCACTTTCGACTCAGGCCGTAGGCACGATTTACGGTACTATCGGCGTGATTGCCCTTGTCCTGGGAGGAATTCTGGGTGGCGTCCTGGCCTCAATCAACGGACTAAAATACTGGATATGGTGGATGGCCATTGCTATCAATGTGCCAAATGGCCTCTACATTTTACTCGCCCATCATCAGCCTGAATCCATACTTCTTATCGCCGGGTCAGTAGCCATCGAACAATTTGGGTATGGATTTGGATTTACGGCATTTATGTTGTTTTTGATTTATGTCGCCGACGGAAAACATAAAACTGCACATTATGCACTGGGCACAGGCTTTATGGCAATGGGAATGATGTTTCCGGGAATGGCCAGCGGCTGGATCCAGCAACAACTCGGATACGAAAACTTTTTTATTTGGGTATTGATTGCCACCATTCCAGGTTTTATTTTAATCAAATTTCTCCATATCGATCCTGCATTTGGCAAAAAAAAATGA
- a CDS encoding FG-GAP-like repeat-containing protein, whose amino-acid sequence MKKILLNILLILLFHRGEGQVNFEDKSAFQGINHNYGPYTPSGGVSFYDFNHDGWDDLTLATPNGEKIHFYKNNKGTFQKITAPVNHTDNAQQILWADFDNDGDADLFVSSSNAPNRLYQNNGNFQFTDITAASGLQRNNLPTYGAAWGDYDRDGWLDLYYVDRPNVLTGPVSAHLYRNNANGTFSETTLTALVADSTKLPWVTAFIDINNDLWPDIFTAQDKLSKNSLFKNLGNGTFANISASSGANLAMNAMSVTPGDFDGDGYLDIYITNTNQGNKLLHNNGDETFTEIAADVGVEFLSIGWGAQFTDLDNDTDLDLYVSGAEVGSTGPLSSACYINDGSGMYNRVTNSFAGDTVGSYANAIGDFNRDGFPDIFVCNEAPFHSQLWQNSGGTGHWIRIRLQGTASNREGIGAWIEVFAGGSKFVHYTLSASGFLGQNAAAHIFGLGNSAQADSIIVRWPSGHTDALYNIPAGEDFTIVENEGTFNTDIFDSKIALPLKIYPNPANDFIRLEWKGVEAAALNIRIINNLGQIIATLNWQPGPSANYFQIPVTHLPNGTYRILVTLDDRAQNRFTVIVR is encoded by the coding sequence ATGAAAAAAATTTTACTCAACATCCTGCTGATTCTCCTGTTTCACAGGGGGGAGGGCCAGGTAAACTTTGAGGACAAATCTGCCTTTCAGGGTATCAACCACAATTATGGCCCTTACACTCCCAGTGGTGGGGTGAGCTTTTATGACTTTAACCATGACGGCTGGGATGATCTTACCCTGGCTACCCCCAACGGGGAAAAAATTCACTTTTATAAAAATAATAAAGGCACCTTCCAAAAAATTACCGCACCTGTCAATCATACCGACAACGCACAGCAAATCCTCTGGGCTGATTTTGACAATGACGGCGATGCCGACTTGTTTGTCTCTTCTTCCAATGCACCCAACCGACTGTACCAAAATAACGGCAACTTCCAGTTTACCGATATAACCGCGGCCTCCGGCCTTCAACGCAATAACCTTCCTACCTATGGTGCCGCATGGGGAGACTATGACCGGGACGGCTGGCTCGACCTGTATTATGTCGACAGACCCAATGTACTCACCGGCCCTGTTTCCGCTCATCTCTACCGCAACAATGCCAATGGCACCTTTTCCGAAACTACGCTCACAGCACTGGTTGCCGATTCGACCAAACTGCCCTGGGTTACGGCCTTCATTGACATCAACAATGACCTATGGCCTGATATATTTACGGCACAGGATAAACTCTCCAAAAATTCCCTCTTTAAAAATCTCGGAAATGGTACCTTCGCCAATATCAGCGCTTCCAGCGGTGCGAATCTTGCCATGAATGCCATGTCGGTTACGCCCGGCGACTTTGATGGAGATGGTTACCTCGATATCTATATCACCAATACCAACCAGGGAAATAAACTCCTCCACAACAATGGAGACGAAACCTTCACCGAAATTGCAGCCGATGTTGGAGTAGAGTTTCTTAGTATTGGATGGGGGGCGCAATTTACCGACCTTGACAACGACACAGATCTCGATCTGTATGTAAGCGGAGCAGAGGTCGGCAGCACAGGCCCTTTGTCAAGCGCCTGCTATATCAACGATGGTTCTGGCATGTACAACCGGGTTACCAATAGCTTTGCCGGTGATACGGTAGGTAGTTATGCCAATGCGATCGGAGACTTTAACCGCGACGGTTTTCCCGATATATTTGTGTGCAATGAAGCCCCTTTTCATTCACAACTCTGGCAAAATAGCGGGGGTACCGGCCATTGGATCAGAATCAGACTCCAGGGTACTGCCAGCAACCGGGAAGGAATCGGTGCCTGGATCGAAGTTTTTGCCGGAGGATCAAAATTTGTCCACTATACCTTAAGTGCTTCAGGGTTTCTCGGTCAAAACGCTGCTGCCCATATCTTTGGGCTGGGAAATAGCGCTCAGGCCGATTCGATTATTGTCAGATGGCCTTCGGGACATACAGACGCGCTGTACAATATTCCCGCCGGCGAGGACTTTACTATTGTAGAAAATGAAGGTACTTTTAACACTGATATCTTTGACAGTAAAATTGCTCTTCCGCTGAAAATTTATCCAAATCCGGCCAACGATTTTATCAGGCTGGAATGGAAAGGTGTTGAGGCAGCAGCCCTTAATATTCGCATCATCAACAACCTGGGACAAATCATCGCTACGCTCAACTGGCAACCGGGACCTTCAGCAAATTACTTCCAGATACCTGTAACACATCTCCCCAACGGCACATACCGGATACTGGTAACCCTGGATGACCGTGCGCAGAATCGGTTTACGGTAATTGTAAGATAA
- a CDS encoding GNAT family N-acetyltransferase → MDMLVKLYDLPQILPEDLVQTETRGIVIRRAMAPEKHLVVRWVRETFGHTWGNETDIAFGNQPISCFIAVDNKQIVGFACYEVTARNFFGPTGVAESHRGLGLGKILFLRALHALRELGYAYAIIGGVGPAGFYTKIAGAIEIPDSTPGIYKGLLKENG, encoded by the coding sequence ATGGATATGCTCGTTAAACTCTACGATCTTCCCCAGATTTTACCGGAAGACCTGGTTCAAACCGAAACCCGCGGAATTGTCATCCGCAGAGCAATGGCCCCTGAAAAACACCTTGTGGTGCGTTGGGTAAGAGAAACCTTCGGGCATACCTGGGGCAATGAAACCGATATTGCTTTTGGAAACCAGCCAATCTCCTGTTTTATTGCAGTGGATAACAAACAAATCGTCGGTTTTGCCTGCTATGAGGTTACTGCCAGAAATTTTTTTGGCCCCACCGGTGTAGCAGAATCACACAGAGGGCTTGGTCTGGGTAAAATCCTTTTCTTACGAGCACTGCATGCTCTTCGGGAATTGGGTTATGCATATGCAATCATCGGCGGTGTAGGTCCGGCAGGTTTTTATACAAAAATTGCAGGAGCTATCGAAATTCCGGATTCAACCCCGGGCATTTATAAAGGATTACTCAAAGAAAATGGATAA
- a CDS encoding SusD/RagB family nutrient-binding outer membrane lipoprotein, translated as MKNIKKLFTLALTGGILFFTSACTQFVEGLSIDPNNPADVPSSLLLPNATVEMGSLLGEDLAWYSQVFMQTHVGTARQMNAATRYTVLAGDINNAWNAAYANMLMDLKVIVDKSAENGNTHYSGVAKIMTALALGTITSAWGDAPYSEALKGTENTTPTYDNSETVLYPKIQSLLDEGIAELRGSSAVSPGNDDLIYKGSTAKWIAAAYALKARYANHSSNKDATGSANQALSFIEAGAIASNADDMAVPYGTADPREANPWYQFNTQRGDLVLGEFFVNKLLENDDPRLPFFAKTDAAGGYSGSPVFPPTIDASPLGSFYGNINSKLPLVTYAEVKFIEAEANFRLGKTAEALAAYTEAVTASVTKVTGAAPDQTFLDAVVPANAADLTLEMIMDQKYLAMFTQYESWTDFRRTGFPALTPYPGQSSVPGRYPYAQRERDLNTANVPAAATSGLFDKLWFAK; from the coding sequence ATGAAAAATATAAAGAAATTATTCACTCTCGCACTCACGGGAGGGATTCTATTCTTCACAAGCGCCTGTACACAGTTTGTAGAAGGCCTGTCAATAGATCCCAACAACCCCGCGGATGTGCCTTCCTCCCTCTTGCTGCCCAACGCTACTGTTGAAATGGGTTCGCTCCTGGGTGAAGACCTCGCATGGTACAGTCAGGTATTTATGCAGACACATGTCGGTACTGCACGTCAGATGAACGCGGCCACCCGCTATACCGTTCTGGCTGGTGACATCAACAATGCATGGAACGCAGCTTATGCAAACATGCTGATGGACCTGAAAGTGATTGTTGATAAATCTGCCGAAAATGGCAATACGCACTACAGTGGAGTAGCAAAAATCATGACCGCTCTGGCTCTTGGTACGATTACTTCTGCCTGGGGTGATGCGCCTTACAGTGAAGCACTGAAAGGTACAGAAAATACTACCCCTACTTATGACAATTCTGAAACTGTACTATATCCAAAAATCCAGTCTCTGCTGGACGAAGGTATCGCTGAGCTTCGTGGCTCCAGTGCTGTTTCCCCCGGAAATGATGACCTGATCTACAAAGGTTCAACAGCAAAATGGATCGCTGCTGCTTATGCACTGAAAGCCCGTTATGCCAACCACTCCAGCAACAAGGATGCAACTGGTTCTGCAAATCAGGCACTTTCATTTATCGAAGCCGGTGCGATTGCCAGCAACGCTGATGATATGGCTGTCCCTTACGGTACAGCCGATCCACGCGAAGCTAACCCATGGTACCAGTTTAATACACAGCGTGGCGACCTCGTTTTAGGTGAATTTTTTGTCAACAAACTGTTGGAAAACGATGACCCAAGACTTCCCTTCTTTGCAAAAACTGATGCAGCTGGCGGTTATTCAGGTTCGCCGGTTTTCCCTCCGACTATCGATGCATCTCCGCTTGGTTCTTTCTACGGAAATATCAACTCCAAGCTACCGTTGGTTACTTATGCTGAAGTTAAGTTCATTGAAGCTGAAGCTAATTTCCGCCTCGGTAAAACTGCAGAAGCCCTGGCTGCATACACAGAAGCTGTTACCGCGTCCGTAACCAAAGTTACCGGTGCCGCTCCTGATCAGACCTTCCTCGATGCTGTAGTTCCTGCCAATGCAGCGGACCTTACGCTGGAAATGATTATGGATCAGAAGTACCTTGCCATGTTCACTCAGTATGAGTCATGGACAGACTTCAGAAGAACCGGTTTCCCTGCACTGACCCCTTACCCTGGCCAGTCTTCTGTTCCCGGCCGTTATCCTTATGCTCAGCGCGAGCGCGACCTCAACACCGCGAATGTGCCCGCTGCGGCAACAAGTGGTTTGTTTGATAAACTCTGGTTTGCGAAATAA
- a CDS encoding DUF3352 domain-containing protein — MKTFFKIILFLVLLAVAAVAGYFFIDLDSEERSLFSFVPHDFVYAIESDRPIGDWQDLSKTEVWQYLKGIEYFADITESADYLDSLLKANQTLVDFVKLGDLVISAHMVSKQDYEFLILVDLKGKGRKLPKLKPLTVPLFESLGYEVTTDKYFNIEIYNLHDKVYNETLSLAVVDNVLITSYRADLIRKAIDQSEKESITEVPDFTKVRDKTDRGELYSIYMNFSVIDKFILAYTSEMPEMLDGLNEILSFGGFDLSMDDDKVEMEGFIKQLDSVGSFLQVFKEVGKGAVHAQDVLPSNTAMFTSMGFSDFGDFYRRFDSYYAESDPEGYKSMAKNKDRIEKLLKIEFERDFFAWMTDEMVTAVVPVSSDTAQYAYYAMLHFDDYDLVKERLDYVTKRIGKTPVKFEELDYQGYTIKYLELRGFFKIFFKKLFSRIEKPHFTYIDDYVVFSNDTTALQYVIDQYLAENVLGRDPQYKDFSDHFSSSSSIFTYINNGRFLNYYMTTLDAAARKDMQKNQAYFMSFPEVGFQLSPSGDMYEAYLYTGFVPQQTSASR; from the coding sequence ATGAAAACCTTTTTCAAAATCATCCTTTTTCTGGTACTGCTGGCTGTGGCTGCTGTCGCCGGATATTTTTTCATTGATCTTGACTCCGAAGAGCGAAGCCTTTTTTCCTTTGTGCCTCACGATTTTGTCTATGCTATTGAGTCTGACCGTCCCATCGGAGACTGGCAGGATCTCAGTAAAACCGAAGTCTGGCAATACCTCAAAGGCATCGAGTATTTTGCCGACATTACGGAGTCCGCAGATTATCTGGACTCTTTGCTTAAGGCCAATCAGACGCTGGTGGATTTTGTCAAACTGGGAGATCTGGTGATTTCTGCCCATATGGTTTCCAAGCAGGACTATGAATTTCTGATTCTTGTGGATTTGAAAGGAAAAGGCCGCAAGCTTCCCAAGCTCAAACCCCTGACAGTACCGCTGTTTGAAAGCCTGGGATATGAGGTTACTACAGATAAATATTTCAATATCGAGATCTACAATCTCCACGATAAGGTGTATAATGAAACACTTTCACTCGCGGTAGTGGACAATGTGCTGATCACATCTTATCGTGCAGATCTGATAAGGAAGGCAATTGATCAGTCAGAAAAAGAAAGTATTACGGAAGTACCGGATTTTACTAAGGTAAGGGATAAGACTGACCGGGGAGAACTGTACTCTATATACATGAACTTTTCCGTAATTGATAAATTCATTCTGGCCTATACCAGCGAAATGCCTGAAATGCTCGATGGGTTAAATGAAATTCTCTCTTTTGGCGGATTTGACCTGAGTATGGATGACGATAAGGTGGAAATGGAAGGGTTCATCAAACAATTGGATTCTGTCGGGTCATTTTTGCAGGTGTTTAAGGAAGTGGGGAAAGGGGCGGTTCATGCGCAGGATGTTCTTCCTTCCAATACGGCGATGTTTACTTCTATGGGGTTTTCTGATTTTGGTGATTTCTATCGGCGGTTTGATAGTTATTATGCCGAATCTGACCCGGAAGGGTATAAGAGTATGGCAAAAAATAAAGACCGGATAGAGAAGTTGTTGAAAATCGAATTTGAAAGAGATTTCTTTGCCTGGATGACGGATGAAATGGTGACAGCGGTGGTTCCGGTGTCTTCAGATACCGCACAGTATGCCTATTATGCCATGCTTCATTTTGACGATTATGACCTGGTCAAAGAGCGATTGGATTATGTAACCAAACGAATCGGAAAAACACCGGTAAAGTTTGAAGAACTGGACTATCAGGGGTATACAATCAAATATCTGGAGCTCAGAGGATTTTTTAAGATCTTCTTCAAGAAGTTATTTTCCCGGATAGAAAAACCACACTTTACTTATATTGACGATTATGTGGTTTTTTCCAATGATACTACGGCACTGCAGTATGTCATTGATCAGTATCTGGCCGAAAATGTGCTGGGCAGAGACCCGCAATACAAAGATTTTTCAGACCATTTTTCTTCGTCTTCCAGCATATTTACCTATATCAACAATGGCCGTTTTCTAAACTATTATATGACGACCCTGGATGCGGCAGCGCGCAAGGATATGCAGAAAAACCAGGCTTATTTTATGAGTTTTCCCGAGGTTGGCTTTCAGTTATCTCCTTCCGGGGATATGTATGAGGCTTATTTATACACGGGGTTTGTGCCACAACAAACATCCGCATCGCGATAA
- a CDS encoding peptidoglycan DD-metalloendopeptidase family protein, which translates to MKRIIFFLITVSPILFSTGCQNQPSATISTMSKLPAPGLKRMSQEQFGIDVNAMKVVQSNFERNQFLTDVLLEHNVDPTIIDEVARKSESVFDVRRMRAGNSFTILKNNAHKVNYFIYEKNPADYVVFDLRDSVQIYEGRKRVNVQEKTISATIHGSLFETIHENGLDARLGKLLEEVYAWSVDFFHLEKGDYFKVIYEEEFVDGESIGISRIVASVFHHNGKEYFAISFAQNDQIEYFDEAGRSLRKELLKAPLKYSRLSARYGAQAESLPNKEKEVNYTAPAGTPIYAVGDGEIIRAKYRKGLGNHVKIKHGIYTTQYANMSKISAGIREGDEVHQGDIIGYVGTSGDGANPRMSFRVWENGKVVNLSSLSLPSVEVITEENQDKFQSVTTRLLKKLEAVKVKPGTHILVMRD; encoded by the coding sequence GTGAAAAGAATTATATTTTTCCTGATCACTGTCTCCCCCATCCTATTTTCTACCGGCTGTCAAAACCAACCGTCAGCTACGATTTCGACGATGTCGAAGTTGCCTGCACCGGGTCTGAAAAGGATGTCTCAGGAGCAGTTTGGGATTGATGTAAATGCTATGAAAGTGGTACAATCCAATTTCGAACGCAACCAGTTCCTCACCGATGTTTTGCTGGAACATAATGTTGACCCTACCATAATCGATGAAGTTGCCAGAAAATCTGAGTCGGTATTTGATGTTCGCCGTATGCGTGCAGGCAATTCATTCACCATTCTGAAAAACAACGCACACAAAGTCAACTATTTTATTTACGAAAAAAATCCTGCGGACTATGTCGTGTTTGACCTCCGGGACAGTGTTCAGATTTATGAAGGAAGAAAACGGGTAAATGTCCAGGAAAAAACGATTTCTGCCACCATTCATGGTTCGCTGTTTGAAACGATTCATGAAAACGGACTGGACGCAAGGCTAGGCAAACTCCTCGAAGAAGTGTATGCATGGTCAGTAGATTTTTTCCACCTCGAAAAAGGCGATTACTTTAAAGTCATTTACGAAGAGGAATTTGTCGACGGGGAATCTATCGGCATTTCGAGAATTGTAGCTTCTGTTTTCCATCACAACGGAAAAGAATATTTTGCTATCAGCTTTGCACAAAATGATCAGATCGAGTATTTTGATGAAGCAGGGCGCAGTCTCCGCAAAGAACTGCTAAAGGCCCCGCTGAAATACTCCAGGCTTAGCGCCAGATACGGAGCACAGGCAGAATCCCTGCCCAACAAAGAAAAAGAAGTAAACTATACGGCACCCGCAGGAACGCCCATTTATGCTGTTGGGGACGGTGAAATTATCCGTGCCAAATATCGCAAAGGACTGGGCAATCACGTCAAAATTAAACACGGCATCTATACCACCCAATATGCCAATATGTCCAAAATCTCAGCCGGTATCCGGGAAGGAGATGAAGTCCATCAGGGTGATATTATTGGATATGTCGGCACTTCCGGCGATGGCGCAAATCCGCGTATGAGTTTCCGTGTATGGGAAAATGGCAAAGTCGTAAACCTCTCTTCCCTTTCCCTCCCGTCCGTAGAGGTCATTACTGAAGAAAATCAGGACAAATTTCAGTCAGTTACGACCCGTCTGCTCAAAAAGCTGGAAGCCGTAAAAGTAAAACCAGGCACCCACATCCTGGTTATGAGAGACTAA
- a CDS encoding glycoside hydrolase family 3 N-terminal domain-containing protein, whose translation MNKRPEFLQFLHTEWVNQQLEQMTLAEKVAQLLHVATWSNRDESHYQSIESLIGKYGIGGLTFFQGDPISQAKLTNRYQAVSKIPLMISIDAEWGLAMRLNDTVRFPYQMALGAIQDNTLIYQMGREIGRQCRRLGIHINFAPDVDINTHPDNPVIGFRSFGSDKEAVVEKAKAYMEGLQEETVLAVAKHFPGHGDTHSDSHFTLPVLTHSRERLEEIELYPYKKLIPEGIGGIMTAHLHVPAIDPEPDSAASLSPRITRELLIDHMGFEGLIITDALDMKGVAAFREADEVNLMAFLAGNDIMLFCTDVKGSIEKIIQQVDAGAVSKIEINRRCRKILAAKYWLGLSHFEPILLSGLDGYLNNAHSEQLNQRLAAESMTFYSPNASATPVFVQPGEKTASLAIFAQKEQSANQLIHHRFQRTREAAKNDPAPLFQRILSQTDIETYTLGHTFEEEEIAKINTQMAEYDHVVVSLHDMQIKAVEGFGITENIVKLVDNLSTSTQISFVLFGSAYALRKFQSLNHMRSILVAYQETAFTETAAADVLKGNLIAKGKLPILL comes from the coding sequence ATGAATAAGCGCCCTGAATTTCTGCAATTCCTCCACACCGAATGGGTAAATCAGCAATTGGAACAGATGACACTTGCTGAAAAAGTTGCCCAGCTCCTCCACGTCGCCACGTGGTCCAACCGAGATGAAAGCCACTATCAATCTATAGAATCCCTGATTGGCAAATATGGCATCGGCGGACTCACCTTTTTTCAGGGCGATCCAATCTCCCAGGCCAAACTCACCAACCGATACCAGGCTGTTTCTAAAATTCCCCTGATGATATCCATTGATGCAGAATGGGGACTTGCGATGCGGCTCAACGATACCGTGCGTTTTCCCTATCAGATGGCATTGGGAGCGATTCAGGACAATACCCTGATTTACCAAATGGGCAGAGAGATAGGCAGACAATGCCGGAGGCTCGGAATTCATATCAACTTTGCGCCAGATGTGGACATCAATACACATCCGGACAATCCGGTGATCGGCTTTCGGTCGTTTGGTTCTGACAAGGAAGCCGTGGTTGAAAAAGCCAAAGCCTACATGGAAGGATTGCAGGAAGAAACTGTTTTAGCCGTAGCCAAACATTTTCCCGGGCACGGCGATACACATTCAGATTCCCATTTCACGTTACCCGTACTAACACACAGTAGGGAAAGACTCGAAGAGATAGAGCTTTATCCTTATAAAAAGCTCATCCCCGAAGGAATCGGAGGAATCATGACCGCACATCTGCATGTACCGGCTATAGACCCTGAGCCAGACTCAGCGGCCTCTCTTTCCCCCAGGATCACGCGGGAGCTCCTGATTGATCATATGGGCTTCGAAGGGCTGATCATCACTGACGCGCTTGATATGAAGGGTGTGGCAGCATTCAGAGAAGCCGATGAAGTAAATCTTATGGCATTTCTGGCCGGAAATGATATCATGCTTTTTTGCACAGATGTCAAAGGGTCGATCGAAAAAATCATTCAACAGGTCGATGCAGGAGCAGTTTCTAAAATCGAAATCAATAGACGTTGCCGGAAAATACTGGCAGCAAAATACTGGCTGGGACTCAGCCATTTTGAGCCAATCCTGTTATCCGGATTGGACGGGTATCTCAACAATGCCCATTCAGAACAACTAAATCAACGACTGGCTGCGGAGAGTATGACATTTTATTCTCCCAACGCCTCCGCTACTCCGGTATTTGTGCAACCCGGAGAAAAAACGGCCTCGCTCGCTATATTTGCCCAAAAAGAACAATCAGCCAACCAGCTGATTCACCACAGATTTCAAAGAACCAGGGAGGCTGCCAAAAACGATCCTGCCCCACTGTTCCAACGAATACTTTCTCAAACAGATATCGAAACTTATACTTTAGGGCATACATTTGAAGAGGAAGAAATCGCAAAAATCAACACCCAAATGGCTGAATATGATCACGTAGTTGTCAGCCTTCACGACATGCAGATCAAAGCTGTTGAAGGATTTGGAATCACTGAGAATATTGTAAAACTTGTGGATAACTTATCCACATCTACCCAAATAAGCTTTGTCCTGTTTGGCAGTGCTTATGCTTTACGAAAGTTCCAGTCACTGAATCATATGCGCTCGATATTGGTTGCTTATCAGGAAACGGCATTCACAGAAACAGCCGCCGCAGATGTTTTGAAAGGAAATTTAATTGCAAAAGGCAAACTACCCATACTCTTATAA